One stretch of Thalassovita sp. DNA includes these proteins:
- a CDS encoding Lrp/AsnC family transcriptional regulator, giving the protein MPSSRLDPIDRKILAELQADGRMTNVELAKRVGISAPPCLRRVRTLEEAGYIKGYHAEVDSRELGFEVQVYAMVGLQSQAESDLSEFETRCRDWPLVRECNMLNGEVDFILKCVAPDLSTFQAFLTGDLLKAPNVASVKTSLVIRSAKDEPGVPFEVLEERLSRMA; this is encoded by the coding sequence ATGCCCTCATCGCGGCTGGATCCCATCGATCGTAAAATCCTCGCTGAATTGCAAGCTGACGGCCGCATGACAAATGTCGAGCTGGCCAAACGTGTGGGCATCTCAGCGCCGCCCTGTCTGCGCCGTGTGCGCACTCTGGAAGAGGCGGGGTATATCAAGGGCTATCACGCTGAGGTTGATTCGCGGGAGCTGGGCTTTGAGGTTCAGGTCTACGCGATGGTCGGCCTGCAGAGCCAAGCCGAAAGCGATCTGAGTGAGTTTGAAACCCGCTGTCGTGACTGGCCGCTGGTCCGCGAATGCAACATGCTCAACGGTGAGGTGGATTTCATCTTGAAATGCGTCGCGCCGGATCTCAGCACGTTTCAGGCCTTCCTGACCGGTGATCTGCTGAAGGCGCCGAATGTGGCTTCAGTCAAAACCTCACTGGTGATCCGCAGCGCCAAAGATGAACCGGGCGTACCCTTTGAGGTGCTGGAGGAACGGCTCAGCCGGATGGCCTGA
- a CDS encoding Hint domain-containing protein codes for MNSILPTALTAKPHRRPAPQTSSGRTLTKRPLMRRYECLTQTTTHTLVAPAMPLFEAAFSAFARGTVFKTSQGACPVEDLYPGMMLETVEFGAQPLLWRGSMNIVPNTPTDHPESQQLARVMQGSFGFARPESDLMLGPAAQVVRPGAGGLSGPAQQLTPIADLEDGNTVFRTAPPSSVQVFHLLLPQQSSLIANGVQLASYHPQMEKVRLLGPNMKQLFMSFFPHIKRPEDFGAPLVGGSTRVRDAELNWA; via the coding sequence TTGAATTCCATCCTGCCCACCGCCCTGACGGCCAAGCCGCATCGCCGCCCTGCCCCGCAAACTTCCAGCGGGCGGACCCTGACGAAACGTCCGCTGATGCGCCGCTATGAATGCCTGACCCAGACCACCACCCACACATTGGTTGCGCCTGCGATGCCGCTGTTTGAGGCAGCGTTTTCCGCCTTTGCCCGCGGAACGGTCTTCAAGACAAGTCAGGGCGCCTGCCCGGTGGAGGATCTCTATCCCGGGATGATGTTGGAAACGGTGGAATTTGGCGCCCAGCCGCTGTTGTGGCGGGGATCCATGAACATTGTGCCCAATACCCCTACCGATCATCCCGAAAGCCAGCAGCTGGCGCGGGTGATGCAGGGGTCGTTTGGGTTTGCCCGCCCTGAAAGTGATCTGATGCTTGGCCCGGCAGCGCAGGTTGTGCGCCCTGGCGCCGGCGGCCTGAGCGGCCCGGCGCAGCAGCTCACACCAATCGCGGATCTGGAGGATGGCAACACGGTGTTTCGCACCGCGCCGCCGTCATCCGTGCAGGTGTTTCATCTGTTGCTGCCGCAGCAGTCCAGCCTGATTGCCAACGGCGTGCAATTGGCCAGCTATCATCCGCAGATGGAAAAGGTGCGCCTCTTGGGGCCGAACATGAAACAGCTATTCATGTCCTTCTTCCCGCATATCAAACGGCCCGAAGATTTTGGCGCCCCACTGGTCGGCGGCAGCACGCGGGTGCGGGATGCAGAACTGAATTGGGCCTAA
- the pgeF gene encoding peptidoglycan editing factor PgeF: MTLEILTSDLLAPVRHGFFTRKGGASSGIFEGLNCGQGSSDQAEIVEINRSRVADAMEVALQGLVTVHQVHSAEVAVVDAPLTDRPKADAIVTKTPGLALGILTADCQPVLFADHTAGVIGAAHAGWRGAVAGVLDNTIAAMEELGAKRDRIHAVIGPCISQRAYEVGPELLDDFMAEDATNSRFFAQGAGDRYQFDLPAFGLHKLRTAGIGQAEWSRHCTYSDPDRFYSYRLSTHEGQADYGRLISCIRL; encoded by the coding sequence ATGACTTTGGAAATCCTGACCTCTGACCTGCTGGCGCCTGTGCGCCACGGCTTCTTCACCCGCAAAGGCGGCGCCTCTTCGGGCATTTTTGAAGGGCTGAACTGTGGTCAGGGCTCCAGCGATCAGGCAGAAATTGTCGAAATCAACCGCAGCCGCGTTGCCGATGCGATGGAGGTGGCGCTGCAGGGTCTGGTGACAGTGCATCAAGTCCATTCGGCCGAGGTTGCAGTGGTGGACGCGCCGTTGACCGACAGGCCCAAAGCCGACGCGATTGTGACCAAGACCCCGGGTCTGGCGCTGGGTATCCTGACCGCCGATTGTCAGCCCGTGCTGTTTGCCGACCACACGGCAGGCGTGATTGGTGCCGCCCATGCGGGCTGGCGCGGTGCGGTGGCAGGCGTTTTGGACAATACGATCGCTGCAATGGAAGAGCTGGGCGCAAAGCGCGATCGCATCCACGCGGTGATCGGCCCCTGCATCAGCCAGCGCGCCTATGAAGTGGGGCCGGAACTGCTGGATGATTTCATGGCCGAAGACGCCACAAACAGCCGGTTCTTTGCCCAAGGCGCAGGTGACCGATATCAGTTCGACTTGCCCGCCTTTGGCCTGCACAAGCTGCGGACGGCGGGCATTGGCCAAGCAGAATGGAGCCGGCATTGCACCTATTCCGACCCTGACAGGTTCTATTCCTACCGTCTGAGCACCCATGAAGGGCAGGCCGACTACGGGCGCTTGATCTCCTGCATTCGACTGTAG
- a CDS encoding class I SAM-dependent methyltransferase: MSAMLGHLLERINDTGPLTVADYMAECLLHPTLGYYTTRDPLGAAGDFTTAPEISQMFGELVGLSLAQSWLDQGAPSRIILAEAGPGRGTLMADILRATRAVPGFHAALSVHLVEASPVLRDRQRDALQGHEVTWHDTLADLPEAPMWLVANEFFDALPIRQFIRDGEGWREKRVITQDGELGFALGGIAPVAALDHRLAETETGDLVEVCPAASPLAAEIGRRINEHGGAALIFDYGDWHSTGDTLQAVKSHQKVNPLAGPGEADLTAHVDFEQLALASPSAHSLMTSQGVFLERLGITQRAQALATRATGAALDDLIAAHRRLTHPEEMGTLFKVIGLYPAPQPPPPGLDA; the protein is encoded by the coding sequence ATGAGCGCCATGCTGGGCCACCTGCTGGAACGCATCAATGACACCGGCCCCCTGACCGTGGCCGATTACATGGCCGAATGCCTGCTGCATCCGACCTTGGGCTACTACACCACCCGCGATCCGCTTGGGGCCGCGGGCGACTTCACCACCGCACCGGAAATCAGCCAGATGTTTGGCGAATTGGTCGGCCTGTCGCTGGCGCAAAGCTGGCTGGATCAAGGCGCCCCATCCCGCATCATTCTGGCCGAAGCTGGCCCGGGACGCGGCACGCTGATGGCTGATATCCTGCGGGCCACCCGCGCCGTACCGGGCTTTCACGCCGCCCTGTCGGTGCATCTGGTTGAGGCCTCGCCGGTGTTGCGCGACCGCCAGCGCGACGCGCTGCAAGGCCATGAGGTGACATGGCATGACACATTGGCGGATCTGCCCGAGGCGCCGATGTGGCTGGTGGCAAACGAGTTTTTTGATGCCCTGCCGATCCGTCAGTTTATTCGCGACGGCGAGGGTTGGCGCGAAAAACGGGTGATCACTCAGGACGGCGAACTGGGGTTTGCCCTTGGCGGGATTGCCCCGGTTGCCGCGCTGGACCACCGTTTGGCCGAGACGGAGACCGGCGATCTGGTGGAGGTCTGCCCCGCCGCCTCGCCACTGGCGGCGGAGATTGGGCGACGCATCAATGAACACGGCGGTGCGGCGCTGATCTTTGACTACGGCGACTGGCACAGCACCGGCGACACGCTGCAAGCGGTGAAATCGCACCAAAAAGTGAACCCGCTGGCCGGCCCCGGTGAGGCGGATCTGACCGCCCATGTGGATTTCGAACAGCTGGCACTGGCCAGCCCCAGCGCCCATAGCCTTATGACATCACAGGGTGTTTTCCTGGAACGACTGGGCATCACGCAGCGCGCACAGGCCCTGGCCACACGCGCCACCGGTGCCGCGCTGGACGATCTGATTGCCGCACATCGCCGCTTGACGCACCCCGAGGAAATGGGGACGCTCTTCAAGGTGATCGGCCTTTACCCCGCACCCCAACCCCCGCCGCCCGGACTTGACGCATGA
- the lgt gene encoding prolipoprotein diacylglyceryl transferase, with translation MQAMIPFPDISPEIFSISLFGITFALRWYALAYIGGILIGWRLIVMAVSRPQLWPGDTAPMSKEQVEDLLTWIILGVILGGRLGYVLFYKPAYYLSNPSEILMVWEGGMAFHGGFLGVVVAAWIWAGRQGVNRLSLGDSLALAVPTGLLLGRVANFINGELWGRPTDVPWGVAFPGPSAQTCEGVIGLCARHPSQLYEAALEGLILGTLLLVLAFRRGGLKVPGQLMGLFVAGYGLSRFIVEFFRQADDQFITLDNPMGYVIQLGQAGVTMGQILSLPMLLIGLAIFFWARRQPRQGAPA, from the coding sequence ATGCAGGCTATGATCCCCTTTCCCGATATTTCGCCCGAGATCTTCTCGATCTCGCTCTTTGGCATCACCTTTGCGCTGCGCTGGTATGCGCTGGCCTATATCGGGGGCATCCTGATTGGCTGGCGGCTGATCGTCATGGCGGTATCACGCCCGCAGCTCTGGCCCGGTGACACGGCGCCGATGAGCAAAGAACAGGTGGAGGATCTGCTGACCTGGATCATCCTTGGCGTCATTCTGGGCGGCCGACTAGGCTATGTGCTGTTTTACAAACCCGCCTATTACCTCAGCAATCCCAGTGAGATCCTGATGGTCTGGGAGGGCGGCATGGCTTTCCACGGCGGGTTCCTTGGGGTGGTTGTGGCTGCCTGGATCTGGGCCGGACGGCAGGGCGTCAACCGGTTGAGCCTTGGTGACAGTCTGGCGCTGGCCGTGCCGACCGGCCTGCTGCTGGGGCGGGTTGCGAATTTCATCAACGGTGAACTTTGGGGCCGCCCAACCGATGTGCCCTGGGGCGTGGCCTTTCCCGGCCCCTCCGCACAGACCTGCGAAGGGGTGATCGGACTTTGCGCGCGCCATCCCTCGCAGCTTTATGAGGCGGCGCTTGAGGGGCTGATCCTTGGCACGTTGCTATTGGTACTGGCCTTCCGCCGCGGCGGGTTGAAAGTACCCGGCCAGTTGATGGGCCTTTTTGTTGCCGGTTACGGGCTGTCGCGGTTTATTGTCGAGTTCTTCCGTCAGGCCGACGATCAATTCATCACCCTCGACAATCCGATGGGCTATGTCATCCAGCTGGGGCAAGCAGGGGTGACAATGGGACAAATTTTGTCACTTCCTATGCTGCTGATTGGTCTTGCGATCTTCTTCTGGGCGCGCCGCCAACCGCGCCAAGGGGCCCCTGCATGA
- a CDS encoding accessory factor UbiK family protein, protein MQTRNKFLDDMSQLMTNAMGVAQGAKDEAENAMKSVMDRWLADRDFVTREEFDAVRAMAQKAREENEALKARLDALEADK, encoded by the coding sequence ATGCAGACCCGCAACAAGTTTCTCGATGATATGTCGCAGCTGATGACCAACGCCATGGGCGTGGCACAGGGCGCCAAAGACGAAGCGGAAAACGCGATGAAAAGCGTGATGGACCGCTGGTTGGCCGATCGTGACTTTGTCACCCGCGAAGAGTTCGACGCCGTGCGCGCGATGGCCCAGAAGGCCCGCGAAGAAAATGAAGCGCTGAAAGCGCGCCTTGATGCGCTGGAAGCGGATAAGTGA
- a CDS encoding YbjN domain-containing protein, which translates to MALTEEYMAGDLHPIDLVEYIAEHHKWDFDRIAEDQIAMAVEGQWRTYTLTLAWSEHEEALRLICTFELEPPKDRLPAVYEMLNTVNDQCWSGSFTFWEKQNLMVFRYGLLLAGGQDACAEQVDMMIGAAVANAERYYPALQLVIWGDRSPKEAIQVAIAEAYGRA; encoded by the coding sequence ATGGCTTTGACTGAAGAGTATATGGCGGGTGATCTGCATCCGATCGATCTGGTCGAATATATCGCTGAACATCACAAATGGGATTTTGACCGTATCGCCGAAGACCAGATCGCCATGGCGGTCGAAGGTCAGTGGCGGACTTATACGCTGACATTGGCCTGGTCCGAACACGAAGAGGCGCTGCGGCTGATCTGCACCTTTGAGCTGGAACCGCCCAAGGATCGGCTGCCGGCGGTGTATGAGATGCTCAACACCGTGAATGACCAATGCTGGAGCGGCAGCTTCACCTTCTGGGAAAAGCAGAACCTGATGGTGTTCCGCTACGGTCTGCTGCTGGCTGGCGGTCAGGACGCCTGTGCGGAACAGGTGGATATGATGATCGGTGCGGCTGTGGCCAACGCTGAACGCTACTATCCGGCGCTGCAACTGGTGATCTGGGGCGACCGTTCGCCGAAAGAGGCGATCCAAGTCGCCATTGCAGAGGCTTACGGACGCGCGTAA
- the proC gene encoding pyrroline-5-carboxylate reductase: MDMQHVASKGLVLLGCGKMGSAMLEGWLNDGLPAGSVYVLDPYPSDWLKGTGVHINTDLPADPAIVLVAVKPQMMGEALPVLAAMGNGETMFVSVAAGTPIAQFEAVLGGQTPIVRAMPNTPAAIGRGITAIIGNTHVSAAALDLAEALLQAVGQVVRLETEDQIDAVTGVSGSGPAYVFHLIETLAKAGEAQGLSPELSMQLAKATVGGAGALAEAAAEDPAQLRVNVTSPNGTTQAALEVLMDDQSGFPSLLNKAVDAAVKRSKELARG, encoded by the coding sequence ATGGACATGCAACATGTGGCCAGCAAAGGGCTGGTGCTACTGGGCTGCGGCAAGATGGGATCGGCCATGCTGGAGGGCTGGCTGAACGACGGTCTGCCTGCGGGTTCGGTCTATGTGCTGGATCCCTATCCGTCCGACTGGCTGAAGGGCACGGGCGTTCACATCAACACCGACCTGCCTGCCGACCCGGCGATTGTGCTGGTGGCGGTGAAACCGCAGATGATGGGTGAAGCCCTGCCGGTGCTGGCGGCGATGGGCAATGGTGAGACGATGTTTGTCTCGGTCGCGGCGGGCACCCCAATCGCGCAGTTTGAGGCCGTGCTGGGTGGGCAAACCCCGATTGTGCGGGCGATGCCCAACACCCCGGCCGCCATTGGCCGTGGCATCACCGCCATTATCGGCAACACCCATGTCAGCGCCGCTGCGCTGGATCTGGCTGAGGCGCTGTTGCAGGCGGTGGGGCAGGTGGTGCGTCTGGAGACCGAAGATCAGATTGATGCGGTGACCGGCGTCTCTGGCTCGGGACCCGCTTATGTTTTCCACCTGATTGAGACGCTGGCCAAGGCCGGCGAAGCACAGGGTCTGTCGCCGGAACTGTCGATGCAGCTGGCCAAGGCCACTGTTGGCGGCGCGGGTGCATTGGCTGAGGCCGCGGCAGAGGATCCGGCGCAGTTGCGGGTGAATGTGACCAGCCCCAATGGCACCACCCAGGCCGCGCTGGAGGTGCTGATGGATGACCAGTCAGGCTTCCCCTCTTTGTTGAACAAGGCCGTGGATGCGGCCGTCAAACGCTCAAAGGAGCTGGCCCGTGGCTGA